The following are encoded in a window of Fibrobacter sp. UWB13 genomic DNA:
- a CDS encoding CatA-like O-acetyltransferase, family 2 gives MAKEIDPKSTTRAKAFEFWMQAPNPMVTFFKSLNVTRLVKVSKKRGLKFNMLMDYCISKAAASVKEFYMLPVNGKLMQYDSIAVNTIVKNDEGEVSSCDIPYSEDLATFNRDYLKYTKIVAESCQDWDLSENSMVIGTSAIIDTEIDGAVGMNSGIFNNPFMIWGRYRKRLFRYEMPVSLQFHHTQMDGAHAGKFLANLQQAIEELR, from the coding sequence ATGGCAAAAGAAATCGATCCGAAAAGCACAACGAGAGCGAAGGCGTTTGAGTTTTGGATGCAAGCTCCGAATCCGATGGTGACATTTTTCAAATCGTTGAATGTCACAAGGCTTGTGAAGGTGAGCAAGAAGCGCGGCTTGAAGTTCAACATGCTTATGGATTACTGCATCAGTAAGGCTGCGGCAAGCGTTAAGGAATTTTACATGCTCCCGGTAAACGGCAAGCTCATGCAATACGATTCAATTGCGGTGAATACAATCGTGAAAAACGACGAAGGCGAAGTCAGCTCTTGCGACATCCCATATTCCGAAGATTTGGCGACATTCAACCGCGACTACCTCAAGTACACAAAAATCGTTGCGGAAAGTTGCCAGGATTGGGACTTGTCCGAAAACAGCATGGTCATTGGCACTTCGGCTATTATCGATACAGAAATCGACGGCGCGGTCGGCATGAATTCCGGCATTTTCAACAACCCGTTTATGATTTGGGGACGTTACAGGAAGCGTCTCTTCCGCTATGAAATGCCAGTTTCGCTCCAGTTCCACCACACGCAAATGGACGGGGCTCACGCAGGGAAGTTCCTTGCGAACTTGCAACAAGCAATTGAGGAACTTCGATAA
- a CDS encoding NAD(P)H-dependent oxidoreductase has translation MTLVLNTLESGDCSEQIKALFADKNEEIEIINTADLKIMHCMGCINCWLKTPGICSIKDDYEIILKKLVNAENFWVVADTKFGFIDYRGKRVLDRIVPMLNMYIEIRDGWERHQLRYHPLNFGFIYKGNGNRELLEEWSMRVARNMAGRSLGVISLDQNEVYENAAEKQSKTAAAPFENTEQIIIINGSPRVKKNSNTNKIVQAFAKGLEKAGITHKLYSLSNHAEWDEAREAFMTNDNIIIAVPLFVECLPSLLLEFLSTLPTERKQPAKLSFILHGGFDEGHQLRLGEKFLQSLPAQLGCTCGGVLVKGGSFLLRNRENSYIKKISGSCWRLPAGNNSR, from the coding sequence ATGACTTTAGTTTTGAACACATTGGAATCGGGCGATTGCTCGGAACAGATTAAAGCACTATTTGCAGACAAAAACGAAGAAATAGAAATCATCAACACTGCTGATTTAAAAATTATGCATTGCATGGGCTGCATCAACTGCTGGCTGAAAACTCCCGGCATTTGCAGCATCAAAGACGATTACGAAATCATCCTCAAAAAACTTGTCAATGCCGAGAACTTCTGGGTTGTGGCAGATACGAAATTTGGCTTTATCGACTACCGCGGCAAGCGAGTCTTGGATCGCATCGTCCCGATGCTAAACATGTACATCGAAATCCGCGATGGATGGGAACGCCACCAGTTGCGTTATCACCCACTGAATTTCGGCTTCATATACAAGGGCAACGGTAACCGCGAACTGCTTGAAGAATGGAGCATGCGAGTTGCTAGGAATATGGCAGGGCGTTCGCTGGGAGTTATTAGTTTAGACCAGAATGAGGTTTATGAAAACGCTGCGGAAAAGCAATCCAAGACCGCCGCGGCTCCGTTCGAAAACACCGAACAAATCATCATAATTAACGGAAGCCCGCGCGTCAAGAAGAACAGCAACACGAACAAGATTGTCCAAGCTTTTGCCAAAGGGCTCGAAAAAGCGGGAATCACGCATAAGCTTTATTCGCTCTCAAACCATGCCGAATGGGACGAAGCCCGCGAAGCGTTCATGACGAACGACAACATCATCATTGCTGTGCCACTCTTTGTAGAATGTCTGCCGAGTTTGTTGCTTGAATTCCTAAGTACACTCCCCACAGAACGCAAGCAACCAGCAAAACTCTCGTTCATTCTCCACGGCGGATTTGACGAAGGACATCAGCTGCGCTTGGGCGAAAAGTTTTTGCAGTCGCTCCCAGCGCAACTCGGTTGCACATGCGGTGGCGTCCTCGTGAAAGGCGGCAGTTTCTTGCTACGCAATCGCGAAAACAGCTACATCAAAAAGATCTCCGGCTCTTGCTGGAGACTGCCAGCCGGAAACAACTCCCGATAG